TGACATTTCATGAATAACATAACAACATATAAGATAGAAACTTCACCTGGGGTAGTGGTAGAAGTCACTGGTGGCGCTGAGGAAGGAAGAGAGAGAATCCCTGTGGAGCCATAATGCTGAGGCAAATATGGGTATTGTACCATTTGAGGGTATTGGACATTGAAACCATGGTGAGCTTGGCCACTCTGTGCATATTGAGCATATAAAGGGTAGAAATTATGGTACATGGCAGCTGCCCCAGAGCCCCCAGAGGTTGCTACATAAGGTGGATATTGTTGACCTCCATAGACACCATAATAATTCTGCAAatccatttttttttaaagaaaagcTAAATTTGTAATGGAATCCAATCAAATTATTGATACAAGCATGAATTAGTAGTAACATTAATATTTACCATGGGATACATTGAGTCTTGTGAATACCCGGTGTAACTGTAAATTAGCCcccataaaagaaataaatgaattaatgttTGATGTAAAACTGAAATGCAGGGGAAagttagaagaaaaaaaataataaccaaTTAATATATGCCAATGTTAATAAATGTGAGCCTTTAAGCTTACCCATAAGCTGAATAAGGAAATGAATATTGAGCAGTGGGTTGGTGAAAGTATGTTGGTGTAGAGCCTTGATAAGCTGGTGGAGCCATTAATCCAGGGCTTGGTCTAAACCTTCCTGCTCCTCCTGCTGGAGccaaaaataaaaactcattatATCTATATCACATTTCTTGGAAGTATTCTCCAATGTTTAGATCCACACTTTTAGTTCACCAAGAGATAAAAGTTCCATCATAAGTATGACATTGAAAAATGCTTGGTCAGGATTAAAAATAGATGTCCTAAGAGAAAAGGCtcgaaaagaagaaaaaaaaaacgtacttttaagaaaaagaaagcaaaaaagaagaagCAACAAGATAGAAGTTTAAATGCATCGTGCATGCATAAGTTGTGGTTTGGTGATCCAATGTTATTAGGAAACATTTCATGGGTTGATCAAGTTTTGATAACTTAGAAGAATGTGTGCAATGAAGTAAATCGAAATGTGATCATTTTAATGATGTAATAATAAGAGAAGAGAAAATCATATATGAGAGAGATAAGAGATTAGAGACCATGTTGAGGAGTTGGTGGACGAGTTTTCTGTGCACCAAGAGAGGCAAGGTTACAGTTTGCTCT
This genomic interval from Humulus lupulus chromosome 8, drHumLupu1.1, whole genome shotgun sequence contains the following:
- the LOC133797420 gene encoding uncharacterized protein LOC133797420 isoform X1, producing MSQPRQFQMVGSNNPGQYNDTTFTKIFVGGLAWETQRDTMRRYFEQFGEILEAVVITDKNTGRSKGYGFVTFKDPEAAIRACQNPSPVIDGRRANCNLASLGAQKTRPPTPQHAGGAGRFRPSPGLMAPPAYQGSTPTYFHQPTAQYSFPYSAYGYTGYSQDSMYPMNYYGVYGGQQYPPYVATSGGSGAAAMYHNFYPLYAQYAQSGQAHHGFNVQYPQMVQYPYLPQHYGSTGILSLPSSAPPVTSTTTPGTTGVTAIGTAVSQASGTASEQNSST
- the LOC133797420 gene encoding uncharacterized protein LOC133797420 isoform X2, with amino-acid sequence MSQPRQFQMVGSNNPGQYNDTTFTKIFVGGLAWETQRDTMRRYFEQFGEILEAVVITDKNTGRSKGYGFVTFKDPEAAIRACQNPSPVIDGRRANCNLASLGAQKTRPPTPQHGGAGRFRPSPGLMAPPAYQGSTPTYFHQPTAQYSFPYSAYGYTGYSQDSMYPMNYYGVYGGQQYPPYVATSGGSGAAAMYHNFYPLYAQYAQSGQAHHGFNVQYPQMVQYPYLPQHYGSTGILSLPSSAPPVTSTTTPGTTGVTAIGTAVSQASGTASEQNSST